Part of the Tumebacillus sp. BK434 genome is shown below.
GGCATCTCCCTCGCCACGTATGACGGGCGGCAGTTCGACCTGCGCCTGCTCCTGCAGAAGAACCGCCACGGGCATTGGCGCGTCACCGGCATGGGGGCGCGGATCGCCGACAGCGACGGGATCACCACCCACGTTCCTAACGGCGGGCGGATCGAAAAAGCGGGCGTGGCGCTGCAGAGCGCCTTTGGCAAATCGCGCGCCGCAGCGCTGGAGGAGAAAGTGAAAGACATGGCGCTTCTGATCGCCGCCGCCATCGAGCGGCAGTGCCACAGCGAAGGGCAGATCGGCGAGATGTCGATGGACATCGGGGTCACCGCCGACGGCACCTTGTATTTCTTCGAAGCGAACGCCAAGCCGATGAAGTTTGACGAACCGTACATCCGCGCCAAATCGCTGCTCCGGCTGCTCCAATACTGTGAATTTCTTGCCGAACACTCCGTCACCTGACGGGGTGTTTTGCTTTGCAGGGGAAGCGGGCGGGGAAGGCGAACATACAGGGAAAGACGCAAGCCACTCAGGGAGGGACTTACGATGACCACACAGGTACGCATCTATCAGATGGACGCTTTTACCCACATTCCGTTCGGCGGCAATCCGGCCGGCGTCGTGCCCGATGCCGCCGGCTTGACCGCCGAGCAGATGCAGAAGATCGCCCGCGAGATGAACTGCTCGGAGACGGCGTTCGCCTGCCCGTCCAGCACACCGGGCGCCGACTTGCGCGTGCGCTTTTTCACGCCGACCGAGGAGATCGACCTCTGCGGACACGCCACGATCTCGATCTTCGTCGCGCTCGGCATGGAACAGCGCTTTGGCGCCGACCTGCCGATCACCGTCGTTCAGGAGACCAACGTCGGCCTCCTGCCGGTGATGCTGACCCAGAACAGCGACGGGATGATCCAGGCGCTGATGACGCAGGCCGCTCCGCAGTTCCGGGCGTGCGACCTGTCCCGCCGGGAAGCGGCGCAACTGATCGGTCTGGAAGAGGCGGACATCGACCGCGACCTGCCGATCGGGCTGGCCTATACCGGGGTCTGGGATCTGTTCATTCCGATCAAGACCCGGGAAGCGTTCGAGCGGATGAATCCGGAGACCGCCCGGATCGCCGTGCACAACCGCGGGCTTGGCGTCACTTCGACGCACTGCTATTCGTTTGACACCGTCCACGAATCGTCGCACCTGCACACCCGCGATTTTTCGCCGGCGGTCGGCATCCCGGAAGATCCGGCGACCGGCACGGCGAACGGCGCGCTCGGCGCGTTTTTGCTGCGCCACGGCGTGCTGGTGCCGCAGGGTGAGCAGCTGCGCCTGACGGTCGAGCAGGGCTTTGAGATCGGCCGCCCGAGCTTTCTCACGGTCGAAGTGGACGGTGAGCCGAACTCGCCGCGCACCGTGCGCGTCGGCGGCACGGCGGTGCCGATTCTGCAAGGCACGATGAGCTTCTGAGCATTCCGGACAAGTTCTTTGACTAATCCCCGCCAAGATGAGTAATATAGAAACAATGAACTTTTTCATACTATTTCATGTTGGGGGATTTGAATGTCAGACCGTTTGCAGTTGTTCCTGATGAATCTGCTTCCGAAAAATACGGTGTCTCGCCTTGCGGGCCGTTTTGCCGGCAGCAGCTTTTCCAGACTGTTTATCCCGATGTACATCAAGAAGTTCCAGGTCAACCTGCAGGAGGCGGAGCGGGCGTGGGAGCACTACCCGAGCCTGGTCGAGTTCTTCATCCGCCGCCTGAAGCCGGAGGCGCGCCCGGTCGACCCGGCGGCCGACAGCGTCGTCTCGCCGGTCGATGGCAAAGTTGCGCAGCTCGGCCGCATCGAAGACGGCCACCTCGTTCAGGCCAAAGGCGTGCTGTTTACGGCAGCCGAACTGCTCGGCGGTGATGCCGAGCGGGCGAAGCGCTACCACGGCGGCACGTTCTTGACCGTCTACCTGTCGCCGACCGACTACCACCGCATTCACATGCCGCTCGCCGGACACGTCACCGCGTCGACGTACGTGCCGGGCACCTTGTTCCCGGTCAACCCGTTTGGGGTGCGCGCCGTGCAGGGGCTGTTTGCGAAAAACGAGCGCCTGATCACCTATTTCGACACGGCGGCAGGCGAAGTCGCTCTGGTCAAAGTCGGTGCGACGATCGTCGGGTCGGTCAAAGTCGAGTATGACGAAGTTTCCGGCACGAACATCAAAGGCGGGCGTCTCGAACACCGCGATCTGCCGGACGGTCCGTCCTACGGCAAAGGCGAAGAAGTCGCCCGCTTCGAATTCGGCTCGACGATCATCCTGCTCTTTGAGCCGGGCCGGGTCGAGCTGAAGGAAGACCTCTATCCGGAAGCTCGTGTGCGCATGGGGGAGAAGATCGGTCGTATTTTGTAATAATAAGGAGTCGATGCCAGCATCGGCTCCTTCCTTTTTGTCATGGAAAGCTATATGCTAAACATACACTCAACAAATACACGTTTTTCACTACACTGGAAAGGAGAGAAGCCGATGAAGCAGTTTATTCATGTCAAGACGATGGACGGTGAACTCAAACGGACGGAGATCAGACGCGGCGTCGGATTCCGGTTGACGACCAAAGAGATGATTCTGCTGCGCGAAGACGTCTCCTATCACATCTATCTCGATGACATTCTCGGCGTCATCTCCCGTGAAGAAGATGAGGCGGGTATTCATCAGGAGAAGATCGGCGACACGAAGGTGGCGCACCACTTCGGAGCCGCCTCTTATAAGATTGTGGCGACCAAACTGCGCATGTACAACCGCAGCGGTATGGTCGAGCGGGGATCGTCCACGCTGTTCACCCAGCTTTCCTCAGGATTTTCCAAACAGCTGCTTGAGCTGTTGAACGCATAGTCATCCGCCTGCATACGATATTCCAGATTTGCGAGAGATATGCAACTGGAGGAATCGCCATGGCAGGGAAAAAAGCAGGAGCCAAAAAGAAAACGCTCGTCGACGCTGCGCAGCGGCAGCAGCAGATGCCGATCGTCACTGTCGACACGTGTCTGAAATGCCCCTCGGTCTGCGTCCGCGGGGCCGCCTATATGGAGAAGATGTCAAAGCCCGGCAGCATCGGCTTTGGCGTTCCTTGCATCCTGCGGCGCAAGTAATCAGGGAAGGGGGAGTCCTCATTGATCGAAGACGTGCAGCAAGATGTGGGACAGGTGCGCGTGCGCTCCGTCAAACCGCGCGATCCGGTCGAGGTGCGGGAACATCCGGACAACTGGCGCTGCATCGGCGTCGGCAACACGGCCGCCGTGTTTCAGCCCAAAGACCATCCGCAGAAGGTGGTCAAAGTGTATGCCGACTCGCACGCCCACATCGCTTCTCGGGAAGCGGCCATCTACGAACAGCTTGGGGATTCGCCTTATTTCCCGCGCTTTTTTGAAAGAGGAGACAACTTTCTCGTCATCGAATACAAGCCGGGCACCAATCTTTATGACTGTCTGCTGCAGGGGATCCGCATCCCGGAGCAGGTGATCCAAGACGTGGACGAAGCGATCAGATATGCGCAGAGCCGCGGCCTGAATCCGTCCGACATCCATGTCAAAAATGTGCTCGTTCACAACGGCCGCGGCTATCTGGTCGACGTGTCCGAATACGGCAAAGCAGGTACGTGCAAGCGCTGGGAGACCTTGAAAAAGGCTTACTACGACTACTACCTCGACCTTTACAAGCCGGGCCTGACCGTCCCGTCCTGGCTCTTGGAGACGATCCGCAAATGGTACAAAGCAAATGAAGGCGAAGGCGACATCCTTGGATTCGCGGAGCGAATCAAGCGGATGTTCTTCTGAGCCGACGCAACAAAAAGTGGAGTCCGCTAATGTGCGTACTCCACTTTTTCTTCGGTCAAATATTCCATGGCGTCTTCTGGTCTGGTAAAGTACCCCCGCTCCTCCGGGTGGGCGGCCCGTTTGCGCAACTCTTTCATCAACTGGCTCAGCGTGCCGTAGTCGGACGAAAGATAGGCGCAGCGCTTCACGCCGTAGTCGAGCAGGAGGAGATGCTTGTCTGTCAGCGTGCTCACATGTTCAGGATTAAGCTCGGACAGGTCGATCAGGACGGTAAAGCCCGGTCTGGTCAGCGGCAGCAGCCGCTCCAGACATTTGTCAGCGTGGGTTGAGAGAATTTCGTCTGCCCGCAAGGCATTGGCATAGATCCGATTGGCTTCAACATCGAGGCGGTATTGAACCATTCATATTTTCACTCCCCGTACAAGTTCTTAACCCTACGCAAAATTATATGATAGAAAGCACATCCTGTATAGAGAATTTGCGTACAGAAATATGAAAATTGCCACTCTTCCCCCGGACCAAGAACTACCTGCACTGCACGGGGGCATTTCGTGTTACAATACAAGTTGTAACGGCTTACTTCTTACAACTCGAACATCTATTGAGACTCCGCATCGGTCAGGATCGCGGGGTTTTTTTTATGCCCAAAACGGGAAAAATAGCGGAGAGAATGGAAGGAGATGACAGGTGTGTCCTCTTCAAAATCGCTCCCGAAACCTTTGATCGTCCAATCGGACGGCACGCTGCTGGTGGAGACGGCCCATCCGGACTTCGAAGCGGTGCGCGATCGGTTGTTAGGCTTTGCTGAGCTATTCAAAAGCCCTGAGCATTTTCATACATACCGGATCAGCACGATCTCGCTGTGGCATGCGGCGGCGATGGGTCAGACACCGGAGACGGTGCTGCGCGTCCTGCACGAACAGAGCCGCTATCCCTTGCCCTTGAACCTGCAGCAGATGGTGCTGACCGAAATGAACAAATACGGCTCGCTGACCCTGGTGCTAGGCGACGGCTGCCATCTGCTCGAAGGCGAGCGCGATCTGCTCGACGAGATCCGCCGCCTGCCGGAGCTCAAAGCGCACCTGAGCGGGCGCAAGCGCACCGTCCTGCAGATCAAAGAACACGCGCGCGGCGCGGTCAAGCGCCTGCTTGCCAAGCACGGCTATCCAGTCCGCGACCGCGTCGGCTACGTGGACGGCGATCCGCTGCCGCTGACACTGCGCACCAGAACGCAAAGCGGCCGCGCCTTCCTGCTCCGCCCCTACCAGCAGGAAGCGGTGGAGCGGTTTGCAGCGGGCGGCGTGGACGGCGGCAGCGGTGTGGTCGTGTTGCCCTGCGGAGCCGGGAAGACGGTGGTCGGGATCGCCGCAATCGCGCGGATGCAGACGCACACGCTGATCCTGACACCGAACATCCTCGCCGCCCGCCAGTGGATCGCCGAGCTGCTCGACAAGACCGACCTGACCGCAGACGACATCGGCGAATACACGTCTGAGCACAAGCACATCCGGGCGGTCACCGTCACCACCTACCAGATGCTGACCTACCGCAGCGGCAGCAGTTATCCACACTTCGAACGGCTGAACAGCGTGCGCTGGGGCCTGATCGTCTATGATGAAGTGCACCTGCTGCCCGCCCCGATCTTCCGCCTGACCGCCGATGTGCAGAGCACGCGCCGGCTCGGGCTGACCGCGACGCTCGTCCGCGAAGACGGGGCGGAGCATGACGTATTCGCGATGATCGGCCCGAAAAAATACGAGGTGCCGTGGAAGGTGATGGAGCAGGGCGGCTATCTCGCGCCGACCGAGTGCTATGAGATCAATGTGCCGCTGCCCCGCGACTGGCGCATCCGCTACACCGCAGCCGCAAAGCGCCAAAAATACCGCATCGCATCGCTAAACCCGCAGAAGTACGAGGTGATCCGCACCTTGCTCGCCAAGCATCAACAGGACCGGGTGCTGATCATCGGACAGTACCTGGAGCAGTTGGAGGAAGCGGGGGCGCGCTTCGGAGCGCCCGTGCTGACCGGCAAGACGAAACTGGCGGAGCGCGAGCGGCTGTTCCGGCAATTTCGGGACGGCGCGGTCTCGGTGCTGATCGTCTCGAAAGTCGCCAACGTCGCGATCGACCTGCCGGACGCCAATGTGGCGATCCAGATCTCCGGTGCGTTTGGCTCCCGTCAGGAGGAAGCGCAGCGCATCGGCCGCCTCTTGCGCCCGAACCAAGACGGCAGCACGTCCGCGTTTTACACGGTCGTCACCCGCGACACGGTCGACCGCGAACTGGCCAACCATCGCCAGCTGTTTTTGACCGAGCAAGGCTACACGTACCGCGTGCTAAACGCTGAAGAGATCGGAGGCAGCGCCCCATGAGGCTCAGTGAATGTTTAAACTCGTCCAGCGTCGATACGCTGCGCAAGATCGCCGAAAGCTATGCGTTCGACTGCTCGCTCAGTTCGAAAAACGCGCTGATGCAGGAGATCCTGTCCCACTTCAACAATCGCAAATTTATCGAATGCGCCTATGCCAAGCTCCAAGAGGACGCCTACAAAGAAGCGGTCTCCCAGCTGATGCTCGACCGGCGCGAGACCTTTTCCCGCGAAGACGTGCTGGCGATGGTGCGGCGCACCGGCGAAGGCAGCCCGGAGGACGGGCAGAAACAGATGCAGCGGATGCTTGGCGACGGCTGGCTGTATTGCCTGAACTCGAAAGGCGGACGCCAGATCTACTACATCCCGGACGATCTGCGCCGCACGATGCGCGACCATCTGGCCGACAGCCTCAAGCGGCGCGTCCGCATCGCTGAAAGTGCGCCGATCGTCTATCGCGATGAAAACATGGCCCTGCAGCGCGACCTGGCCTTGTTCCTGAACTTCGTGAGCAAAAACGACATCCGCATCACCAAGGACGGCACGATCCTGAAGCGCGTTCAGCAGCAGATCCTCGCCCTGTTTGAAATCAAAGAGGAGCCGCTCGGCAAAGTCGCCTGGCGCTTCGGCTACGGACGCCGCTTTCATGATTATCCGGACCGTTTCGCCCTGATCTACGACTACTGCTTCAGCAGCGGGCTGATCGAAGAGACGGGGGAGGGAGAACTGCTCGCCACCCCGGCAGCCGCAGAATGGCTTCTGCAGCCGGAGAAAGCGCGCGCCGCCGACCTGTTCCGCTATTGGCGGCTGCTCTACCGCCGGCCGATCCCGCAATTGAAGCTGTGCATCGCCACGCTGGCCCAGACGGCGAAAGGGGACTGGGTGCACGCCGCGTCGATGAACGAACTGCTCACCCCGTACGTCGGGAATTACTATTATGAGCAGGCGGAGCTGGTGATGGAGCAGCGCATCTATCAGATGCTCGTCCATCAGGGCCTGCTCGCCCACGGGCAGCTTGCCGACGGGACGGCGGTGATCAAGCTGACCGCTTTCGGGCGCGAATTTCTGCTCGACGAAGCGGTGGAGATCGAAGAGGAGCCGGCCGAGCTGCTGACCGAGCGGACGATGCCGCTGATCATCCAGCCCAATTTTGACCTGCTGGTGCCGCTGGAATCGTTTGAGCGCATCGCTTGGGAGCTGGAGGAGCTGACCGAACTGATCCGCGTCGATACGATGCGCGTGCACCGCCTGACCAAAAAAAGCGTGCTCCGCGCCTTCGATTTCGGCTGGACCTGTGAGACGGTGCTCGACTTCCTGCGCGAAGAGTCGGACGGGCTGCTGCCGGGCAACGTCGAGCGGATGATCGAGCAGTGGGCAGCCGAGTTCGGCCGCGTCAAGCTGTACCGCGCCATCGTCGTCGAATGCGGCGATGAGACGACCGCCGCCGATTTGCAGAGCCTGCCCGAGCTGAAGCCCCATGTGCGGCTGGTGCTGACCCCGACCCATTTTCTGATCGCCGATGCCGGCCTGCCGCTCGTGCAGGCGCAGCTGGCCAAGCTCGGCTATCCGAGCGAGCTGATCGAATAAAGCGACCTCCTGCGGGCCTTGACAGGCCCGCTTTTTATTTCCTCCAATTCCCCCTTCACAGACAATCCTTGCAACCGATAAAATAGAAGCATAGGCGAATACACAAATTCCAAATTTGTTGCAGAAATGTTGCAGAAAAAAGGAAAATATCTGCGACCTGCCGAATATAATGCAGTAAGAAAATTCACAACATTCCGAATGGAACGAGTGACAAATTCGGTTGTGAAGACACAGTGAAGGAGGGA
Proteins encoded:
- a CDS encoding helicase-associated domain-containing protein, with product MRLSECLNSSSVDTLRKIAESYAFDCSLSSKNALMQEILSHFNNRKFIECAYAKLQEDAYKEAVSQLMLDRRETFSREDVLAMVRRTGEGSPEDGQKQMQRMLGDGWLYCLNSKGGRQIYYIPDDLRRTMRDHLADSLKRRVRIAESAPIVYRDENMALQRDLALFLNFVSKNDIRITKDGTILKRVQQQILALFEIKEEPLGKVAWRFGYGRRFHDYPDRFALIYDYCFSSGLIEETGEGELLATPAAAEWLLQPEKARAADLFRYWRLLYRRPIPQLKLCIATLAQTAKGDWVHAASMNELLTPYVGNYYYEQAELVMEQRIYQMLVHQGLLAHGQLADGTAVIKLTAFGREFLLDEAVEIEEEPAELLTERTMPLIIQPNFDLLVPLESFERIAWELEELTELIRVDTMRVHRLTKKSVLRAFDFGWTCETVLDFLREESDGLLPGNVERMIEQWAAEFGRVKLYRAIVVECGDETTAADLQSLPELKPHVRLVLTPTHFLIADAGLPLVQAQLAKLGYPSELIE
- a CDS encoding PhzF family phenazine biosynthesis protein, which translates into the protein MTTQVRIYQMDAFTHIPFGGNPAGVVPDAAGLTAEQMQKIAREMNCSETAFACPSSTPGADLRVRFFTPTEEIDLCGHATISIFVALGMEQRFGADLPITVVQETNVGLLPVMLTQNSDGMIQALMTQAAPQFRACDLSRREAAQLIGLEEADIDRDLPIGLAYTGVWDLFIPIKTREAFERMNPETARIAVHNRGLGVTSTHCYSFDTVHESSHLHTRDFSPAVGIPEDPATGTANGALGAFLLRHGVLVPQGEQLRLTVEQGFEIGRPSFLTVEVDGEPNSPRTVRVGGTAVPILQGTMSF
- the asd gene encoding archaetidylserine decarboxylase (Phosphatidylserine decarboxylase is synthesized as a single chain precursor. Generation of the pyruvoyl active site from a Ser is coupled to cleavage of a Gly-Ser bond between the larger (beta) and smaller (alpha chains). It is an integral membrane protein.), which gives rise to MSDRLQLFLMNLLPKNTVSRLAGRFAGSSFSRLFIPMYIKKFQVNLQEAERAWEHYPSLVEFFIRRLKPEARPVDPAADSVVSPVDGKVAQLGRIEDGHLVQAKGVLFTAAELLGGDAERAKRYHGGTFLTVYLSPTDYHRIHMPLAGHVTASTYVPGTLFPVNPFGVRAVQGLFAKNERLITYFDTAAGEVALVKVGATIVGSVKVEYDEVSGTNIKGGRLEHRDLPDGPSYGKGEEVARFEFGSTIILLFEPGRVELKEDLYPEARVRMGEKIGRIL
- a CDS encoding serine/threonine protein kinase; protein product: MIEDVQQDVGQVRVRSVKPRDPVEVREHPDNWRCIGVGNTAAVFQPKDHPQKVVKVYADSHAHIASREAAIYEQLGDSPYFPRFFERGDNFLVIEYKPGTNLYDCLLQGIRIPEQVIQDVDEAIRYAQSRGLNPSDIHVKNVLVHNGRGYLVDVSEYGKAGTCKRWETLKKAYYDYYLDLYKPGLTVPSWLLETIRKWYKANEGEGDILGFAERIKRMFF
- a CDS encoding DNA repair helicase XPB, yielding MTGVSSSKSLPKPLIVQSDGTLLVETAHPDFEAVRDRLLGFAELFKSPEHFHTYRISTISLWHAAAMGQTPETVLRVLHEQSRYPLPLNLQQMVLTEMNKYGSLTLVLGDGCHLLEGERDLLDEIRRLPELKAHLSGRKRTVLQIKEHARGAVKRLLAKHGYPVRDRVGYVDGDPLPLTLRTRTQSGRAFLLRPYQQEAVERFAAGGVDGGSGVVVLPCGAGKTVVGIAAIARMQTHTLILTPNILAARQWIAELLDKTDLTADDIGEYTSEHKHIRAVTVTTYQMLTYRSGSSYPHFERLNSVRWGLIVYDEVHLLPAPIFRLTADVQSTRRLGLTATLVREDGAEHDVFAMIGPKKYEVPWKVMEQGGYLAPTECYEINVPLPRDWRIRYTAAAKRQKYRIASLNPQKYEVIRTLLAKHQQDRVLIIGQYLEQLEEAGARFGAPVLTGKTKLAERERLFRQFRDGAVSVLIVSKVANVAIDLPDANVAIQISGAFGSRQEEAQRIGRLLRPNQDGSTSAFYTVVTRDTVDRELANHRQLFLTEQGYTYRVLNAEEIGGSAP